Within the Streptomyces sp. YIM 121038 genome, the region CTTCGCCACGGTCGCGCTCGACTCCGTGCGGACGGCGGGGGCCGTGCCGCGGCTCGGGGCGGAGGTCGCGGTGTTCGCGGCGAGCGCGGTGGATGTGCGGCACACCGTGGTCGGGGGCCGCCACGTGGTCCGCGACGGCGCCCACACCCTCGTCCCCGACGTACCGTCGGCCCTGACCGAAGCGGTGACAGCCCTGCACTAGCCCTCGCGGTGCGCCCCAGGCCCGCCCCTTCCCGAACTGGGGCTCCGCCCCAGACCCCGCTCCTCAAACGCCGGAGAGGCTGGATCTTTCAGCCCGTCCGGCGTTTGAGGACCGGGGGTACGGGGGCGGAGCCCCCGGAGCGGGAAGGGGCGGGCCTGGGGCGCACCGCGAGGGACCACCCGCACCCACCCACGAACAGGACCCCCATGACCACCACCGTCATCCGCAACATCGGCAGCCTCGTCACCAACGACCCTGCCCTGGGCCGGGGCCCGCTCGGGCTCATCGAGGACGCCGCCGTCGTCCTGGACGGCGAGGAGGTCGCCTGGGTGGGCCCGAGCGCCGAGGCCCCGGCGGCGGACGAGGCGTACGACGCCCAGGGCCGCGCGGCCCTGCCCGGCTTCGTGGACTCCCACTCCCACCTCCTCTTCGCGGGCGACCGCACCCAGGAGTTCAACGCCCGCATGGAGGGCCGCCCCTACGAGGCGGGCGGCATCCGCACAACCGTGGCGGCGACCCGCGCCGCGTCGGACGAGGCCCTGGAGGCGAACCTCGCCCGCTACCTCGCCGAGGCCCTGCGCCAGGGCACCACGACGTTCGAGACGAAGTCGGGCTACGGCCTGACGACCGAGGACGAGGCCCGCGCCCTGCGCATCGCGGCGCGCCACACGGACGAGGTCACCTTCCTCGGCGCCCACATCGTGTCGCCGGACCACGCCGGCGACCCGGCGGCGTACGTGGCCCTGGTGACGGGCGAGATGCTGGACGCCTGCGCCCCGCACGCCCGCTGGATCGACGTGTTCTGCGAGAAGGGCGCCTTCGACGGCGACCAGGCGCGGGCGATCCTGACCGCGGGGAAGGCGAAGGGGCTGCACCCGCGCGTGCACGCCAACCAGCTCAGCTACGGCCCGGGCGTCCAGCTGGCCGTGGAGCTCGACGCCGCGAGCGCCGACCACTGCACGCATCTGACGGACGCCGACGTGGACGCCCTCGCCCACAGCGACACGGTGGCCACGCTGCTGCCGGGCGCGGAGTTCTCCACGCGCGCCGAGTGGCCCGACGCCCGGCGGCTGCTCGACGCGGGCGCGACGGTGGCCCTGTCGACGGACTGCAACCCGGGCTCGTCGTTCACCTCGTCCGTGCCGTTCTGCGTCGCGCTCGCCGTACGGGACATGGGGATGACCCCCGACGAGGCGGTGTGGGCGGCCACGGCGGGCGGCGCCGCGGCGCTGCGCCGCACGGACGTCGGCCGCCTCTCCCCCGGCGCCCGCGCCGACCTGGCGCTCCTGGACGCGCCGAGCCACGTCCACCTGGCCTACCGGCCGGGCGTACCGCTGGTCTCGGCGGTGTGGCGGCGCGGCGCCCGCGTCGCCTGACGGGGCGTCACTCGACGAAGAGGCCGCGCTCGGCCGCCCCCACGTCGAACTCCTCCAGGCGCGCCTGCGCGTCGGGCAGCGCGTCGCACATGGCCTCCAGGAGCGCCCGGCCGAGCAGCATGGGGGCGCAGGCCGTGTCGAAGGCGAGGCCGGTGCCGACGGCGGCGGGCAGCAGCAGGTCGGAGTGCGCGGCCACGGGCGCGAAGGCGGAGTCGGCGACGGTGACGACGGTCAGGCCCGCGGCCCGGGCGTGGGCGAGGGCGTCCACGACCTCGCGCGGGTGCCGGGGCAGCGCGAAGCAGAGCAGGGCGTCGGCCCCGGCGCGCACGGCCGCGTCCAGGCGGTCGGTGAGCATGGAGCCGCCCTCGTCGAGCAGCCGCACGTCGGGGTGGACCTTCGCGGCGAAGTACGAGAAGCCGTAGGCCTGGGAGGCGGCGGCCCGCAGGCCGAGGACCGGCAGCGGGCGGGAAGCGGCCAGGAGGCGGCCCGCGCGTTCGACGGGCGCGGGGTCGGCGAGGACGGCCGCGAGGTGGCGCAGGTTCTCGATCTCCGCCTCGACGGCCTGCTGGTACTCGTTCGCCGCGGCGTCCTCCGGCGCCTCCGCGGGGGCCACGTCGCGCAGGTGGCGCCGCAGCGCCGGGTAGCCGTCGAAGCCGAGCGCGACCGCGAAGCGGGTCACGGACGGCTGGCTGACACCCGCGAGTTCGGCCAGCTCGACGCTGGACAGGAAGGGCGCGTCGGCGGCGCGCCGCACCATGCAGTGGGCGATGCGGCGCTGCGTCGGCGTGAGCCGGTGCCCCTCGAAGAGCGCCTGAAGCCGTGCCGCTGGACTGTCACTCATGCCGGACTCCTCACGCCGCTCCCGCTCCTGTCGCCACCCGACCATTGACAAAGTATTCAGCAAACCAGAACTCTGCATGACCATATACAGTCCGGCGAGGCGAGGACCGGCGCACCATGACGGAGTCACCCAAGTCCCTGGTGGAGCAGCGCTCCATCGACGTCGTACCGGACGCCGAGCGGCACGGCAGCCCGGTCAGCCAGTTCACGCTCTGGCTCGGCGCGAACCTCCAGATCACGGCGGTCGTCACGGGCGCGCTCGCCGTCGTCTTCGGCGGCGACGTGGTGTGGTCGATCGTGGGCCTCGCCCTCGGCAACGTGCTCGGCGGCGCCGTCATGGCCCTGCACTCCGCGCAGGGCCCCCGGCTCGGGCTGCCCCAGATGATCCAGTCCCGGGCCCAGTTCGGGGTGCGCGGCGCCGTCGTGCCGCTGCTCCTCGTGATCCTGATGTACGTCGGCTTCTTCGCCAGCGGCAGCGTGCTCGCCGGGCAGGCCACCGCCGAGCTGACGCACACCGGCGACACCACCGGGATCGTCCTCTTCGCGGTGGTCACGGCGGTGACGGCCACGGTCGGCTACCGCGTGATCCACGTCCTCGGCCGGATCGCGAGCGTGGTCTGCGCGCTCGCCTTCGTCTACCTCGGCATCCGCCTCCTGGACCGCGTCGACCTCGCGGACCTGCTCGCGGACGCCCGCTTCGACCTGCCGGTCTTCCTGCTCGCGGTGTCGCTCTCGGCGTCGTGGCAGCTGGCGTTCGGCCCGTACGTCGCGGACTACTCGCGCTATCTGCCGCGCACGACGTCGGCCCGCGCCACGTTCTGGTGGACCCTGTCCGGCTCGGCGCTCGGCTCCCAGTGGTCCATGACGTTCGGCGTGCTGGTGGCGGCCGGCGCGGGCGGGGCGTTCATGGACCACCAGGTCGAGTACGTCGTGGGGCTCGGCGGGACCGGCCTCGTGGCCTCGCTCCTGTACTTCGTGATCGCGCTCGGCAAGCTGACCATCAACGTGCTCAACACGTACGGCGGCTTCATGTCGATGGTCACCGGCATCGGCGGCTTCCGCGGCCGGAAGACGCTCTCGCCGCGCGGGCGGGCCGCGTACATCGGTCTGATCATGGTCGCGGGCACCGCGGTGGCGCTCCTCGGCAAGGACAGCTTCCTGACGTCCTTCAAGGACTTCCTGCTGTTCCTGCTGACGTTCTTCACCCCGTGGTCCGCGATCAACCTGGTCGACTACTACCTGATCTCCAAGGAGCGGTACGACATCCCGGCCCTGTTCGACCCGCACGGCCGGTACGGCGCCTGGCGCTGGGACGCGCTCGCCGTCTACGGGGTCGGCCTCCTGGCCCAACTCCCGTTCCTCGTCACGCACTTCTACACCGGGCCGCTGGTGGACTCCCTCGGCGGCGCCGACGTCTCCTGGATCGTGGGGCTCGTGGTCCCGGCCCTCCTGTACTGGCTGCTCGCCCGGCGCGACCCGGACCACGCGCCGGCGGACGGGGGCCTCGCCCAGGACGGAATGGGGGGTTAGCCCCACTGTCCGGGGGCCGCGGGCTGCGTACCGTAAGGGGTATGGAAGCCACACGTGACGCCGAACTCAAGAAGGAACTCGACGCCGCCTTGCACGCGCGCAAGGACCTCGGCGAGGAGTACGAGTCCGCGCTCGTCGACTCGTTCCTCGAAAAGGTCGAGAAGCGCCTGGACGGGACGATCGACCGGCAGATGCGCCGTCACCTGGCCGAACAGCAGATGATCATGGCCCGTAGCGCCCGCAACCCCGCCAGCGGAGTCGACTCCTGGGGCGAGCGCTTCGGCTTCGGCATCGTCTCGCTCATCCTCGCGATCCCCCTCTCGGCGATCGGCGTGGTGAACGCGGGGCTGTCCGGCCTCTTCGTGACGTGGTTCGGCATCGTCGGCGTCAACGCGGTCCACGCCGCGCGCGGCACGGGCCTCCTCCCCTTCCTCCGCCGCTCCCCCCGCAAGCCCGACTGGGAAGACTGACCCCAGCCGAAGCCCCCAGCCCGTCCGCAAGCCTCCAGCCCGTCCGGCGTTTGAGGACAAGCGCGGTAGCGCGGTGCAGTGAGGGCGCCCGACGACAGGGCGAGCCGGCGAACGGGCAGGGGCCCGGAAACAGCGCCCGCGCATAGCGCGGGGACCGCCGCACCCCCGGCAGCGCCGGAGGGCGGGACGACGGCGGTCCCCGCGGGGACGGGCGCGCAGGTCAGGGCCGAGCGCTCGCGTCCGGGCGCCGCTGGAGGTCCGGGAGCCGCTCCGGAAGTCCTGACGCCGACACCCCCTACGGTGCCCGACCCGTGTTAAGGGGGTGCTGCGCGGACGTGTCGCGTGCGTACCGGTTCCGCGAAGTCCGGGCCTAGCTGCCCTGCTGCTCCGCGAGGAAGGCCAGGAGGTCCTGGCGGCTCACGACGCCCGTGGGCTTGCCCTCGACGAGGACGATGGCCGCGTCCGCCGTGCCGAGCACGGACATCAGGTCCCCGACCGGCTCACCGGAGCCGACCTGCGGCAGCGGGTCGGACATGTGCTTCTCCAGCGGGTCGTGCAGCGACGCCCGCTGCGCGAACAGCGCGTCGAGCAGCTCGCGCTCCACCACCGAGCCGATGACCTCCGCGGCCATGACGTCGGGGTGCCCGGCGCCCGGCTTCACGATGGGCATCTGCGAGACCCCGTACTCGCGCAGGACCTCGATCGCCTCGCCGACCGTCTCCTCCGGGTGCATGTGGACGAGCGAGGGCAGCTCGCCGCCCTCCTTGCGGCGCAGGACGTCGCCGACGCGCGGCTGGTCACCGGCCTCCTCCAGGAAGCCGTAGTCGTTCATCCACTCGTCGCTGAAGATCTTGCTCATGTAGCCGCGGCCGCTGTCGGGCAGCAGGACGACCACGACGTCGTCGGGGCCGAGGCCCTCCGCCGCGCGCAGCGCAGCGACGACGGCCATGCCGCAGGAGCCGCCCACCAGGAGGCCCTCCTCCTTGGCGAGGCGCCGCGTCATCTGGAAGGAGTCCTTGTCGGACACGGCGATGATCTCGTCGGTGACGTTGCGGTCGTAGGCCGTCGGCCAGAAGTCCTCACCGACGCCCTCGACCAGGTACGGCCGCCCGGAGCCGCCGGAGTACACGGAACCCTCGGGGTCCGCGCCGACGATCCTGACCTTGCCGCCGGAGACCTCCTTCAGGTACCCGCCGGTGCCGGAGATCGTGCCGCCGGTGCCGATGCCCGCCACGAAGTGGGTGATCTTCCCCTCCGTCTGCTCCCACAGCTCGGGCCCGGTGGAGTGGTAGTGCGACAGGGGGTTGTTCGGGTTGGAGTACTGGTCCGGCTTCCAGGCGTCCGGGATCTCACGGACCAGGCGGTCGGAGACGTTGTAGTACGAGTCCGGGTGCTCGGGGTCGACGGCGGTCGGGCAGACGACCACCTCGGCACCGTAGGCACGCAGCACGTTGATCTTGTCGGTGCTCACCTTGTCCGGGCACACGAAGACGCACTTGTAGCCCTTCTGCTGGGCCACGATCGCCAGGCCGACACCGGTGTTGCCGCTGGTCGGCTCGACGATGGTGCCGCCGGGGCGGAGCTCGCCGCCGGCCTCGGCCGCCTCGATCATGCGCAGGGCGATGCGGTCCTTCACGGAGCCGCCCGGGTTGAAGTACTCGACCTTGGCGAGGACGGTGGCCTTCAGGCCCTGCGTCACGTTGTTGAGCCTGACCAGCGGGGTGTTGCCGACGAGGCTGGTCATCGAGTCGTGGAATTGCACGTTGTCTCCGTGTATCCGGCCGGGTATCCGGGGCGCGACGTCGTGAGGGCATGGCTGCTCGCACGAGGTGTTCGTATTTCGGTTTTCGGTAACCGTCAGACTACGGGGCCATCTGCCCGAGTCACCTCCTCTCACGATTGGCCGACCGTCCCGACGGGGCAATGAGTGGATGTAAGGGACGAACGGCTCCACAGGGACCTGGCAGAGGTGACAGCGGGGATGTCGAGGGCGAGGGTGGCGCGGCGCATCGCCGCGGGCGCGGCGTACGGCGGCGGAGGCATCGGGCTGCTCGGCGCGGCCACGGTCGGGATCGTCCTCGCCGAGGTGCAGCTGGCCAAGCGGTCCGTGGGCAACGGCGGACACGGGACGCCGCCGCGGGCCGACGGACGGTACGGGGCGGCCTTCGCGGCGCGGGCCGCGTGCGGGGAGCCGCTGCGGTTCGCGATGCTCGGGGACTCCACGGCCGCGGGCCTCGGCGTGCACCGGGCCCGGCAGACGCCCGCCGCGCTGCTGGCGTCCGGGCTCGCCGCGGTGGCCGAGCGGCCGGTGGACCTGCGGGTCGTGGCCAAGGCCGGGGCGCAGTCCGACGACCTCGACCGGCAGGTGACGCTGGTCCTGTCCGACGAGACGGGCTGGCTGCCCGACGTGTGCGTCCTGATGATCGGGGCCAACGACGTGACGCACCGGATGCCGCCGACGCGGTCGGTGCGGCTGCTCGCGTCGGCGGTGCGCAGACTGCGTACCGCGGGCGCCGAGGTGGTCGTCGGCACGTGTCCCGACCTCGGCACGATCGAGCCCGTCTACCAGCCGCTGCGGTGGCTGGCCCGCCGGGTGTCGCGGCAGCTGGCCGCCGCGCAGACGATCGGCGTGGTCGAGCAGGGCGGCCGCACGGTGTCGCTCGGCGACCTGCTCGGCCCGGAGTTCGCCGCGAACCCCCGCGAACTGTTCGGCCCCGACAACTACCACCCGTCCGCGGAGGGGTACGCCACGGCGGCGATGGCGGTCCTGCCCACGCTCTGCGCGGCGCTCGGCCTGTGGCCGGAGGAGGAGCGCCCCGACGTGTCGCGGCGCGAGGGCTTCCTGCCGGTGGCCCGGGCGGCCGCGCGGGCCGCCTCCGAAGGCGGCACGGAAGTGACCGGAGCAATGCCCTCCGGCCCACGCGGCCCCTTCGCCCTCCTCAAGCGCAGGCGCCGCCGCCGGATCCAGACGCCGGACCCGACGCCGATCGCCTGACGGCGGGCAACCCGGCCGCCGCGCCGCGCTCCGCGCCTGCTCGGCTGCGCTCGCTGGAATATGCCGCGACAGGGCCGTCGGGCGCCTGCGGACCCTTGGTGGCTGATCGCGCCCACGCGGCGGAGCCGCACAGGGGCACAGTCCCGCGCCCCTTTCGGGGCGCCACGCTGAGCGCTCGCTTAGAAATGCGGCCCGCGTCACAGTCCGGGCCCCGTGACCCTCACCATACGGGCGGGTAACTTCCCCTTAAGCCCTCCCCGTTACCCCCTGGAGCCCCGTGATGCCCGAAGCCGTGATCGTCTCCGCCGCCCGCTCCCCCATCGGCCGTGCCTTCAAGGGCTCGCTCAAGGAGCTCCGCCCCGACGACCTGACGGCCACGATCGTCCGGGCCGCCCTCGACAAGATCCCCGCGCTCGACCCCAGGGACATCGACGACCTCATGCTGGGCTGCGGTCTGCCCGGCGGCGAGCAGGGCCACAACCTCGGCCGGATCGTGGCCGTGCAGATGGGCATGGACCACCTGCCGGGCTGCACCATCACCCGCTACTGTTCCTCGTCCCTCCAGACGTCCCGCATGGCCCTGCACGCCATCAAGGCGGGCGAGGGCGACGTCTTCGTCTCGGCGGGCGTGGAGATGGTGTCCCGCAGCGTCAAGGGCAGCAGCGACGGCCAGCCCGACACCCACAACCCGCTCTTCGCCGACGCCGAGGCCCGCACCGCCGAGCGCGCCCAGCAGACGGACACCGACTGGCACGACCCCCGCGAGGACGGCCTCGTGCCGGACGCGTACATCGCGATGGGCCAGACCGCGGAGAACCTCGCCCGGCTCAAGGGCGTCACCCGCCAGGACATGGACGAGTTCGGCGTACGGTCCCAGAACCTCGCCGAGGAGGCCCTCAAGAACGGCTTCTGGCAGCGCGAGATCACCCCGGTGACGCTGCCCGACGGCACGGTCGTCGCCAAGGACGACGGCCCGCGCGCGGGCGTCACCATGGAGGGCGTCGCGGGCCTCAAGCCGGTCTTCCGCCCGGACGGGCTCGTCACGGCGGGCAACTGCTGCCCGCTGAACGACGGCGCCGCCGCCCTCGTGATCATGTCCGACACCAAGGCCCGCGAGCTCGGCCTGACCCCGCTGGCCCGGATCGTGTCGACCGGCGTCTCCGCGCTCTCCCCCGAGATCATGGGCCTCGGCCCGGTCGAGGCCAGCAAGCAGGCCCTGCGGCGGGCCGGGCTCACGATCTCCGACATCGACCTCGTCGAGATCAACGAGGCCTTCGCCGCCCAGGTCATCCCCTCCTACCGCGACCTGGACATCCCCCTCGACAAGCTGAACGTCAACGGCGGCGCGATCGCCGTGGGCCACCCCTTCGGCATGACCGGCGCCCGCATCACCGGCACGCTGATCAACAGCCTCCAGTTCCACGACAAGCAGTTCGGCCTGGAGACCATGTGCGTCGGCGGCGGCCAGGGCATGGCCATGGTGATCGAGCGCCTCAGCTGACGCGCCGGACCCGCGCCCGGGGCCGCCCGTCTCACCCACCGGGAAACGGCGGCACCTCCGCCCCCTCCACACATTCGTGACCCAATCTCCCCCAGGATGTGACCAATCTCCTGGGGGAGATTCATCTGCCCAGGTCAGCGCGGATCCACTGATAAACACCGGGCCGAAAGTCCTGTCCAATTCGTGACGTAATGCACTGACAGGGGGATGGTGCAGGCTTCAAGCTGATGTAGTAAGTCGGGGGTCGACTTGAAACCGGGAGTACGTCAGTGAGCGCCATGAGTCTTGCCTTGCTGCTCTCCGCGGCCGCCGCCACGGCCGTGGGCGCCGCGTCCCTGCACACCGTGCGGGGCCTGCGGCAGCAGATCACCGACCTGCGCACCGAGCTCTCCGAGAGCCACGCCGCGGCCGGTGGCCGGGCCACGGTGCCGGCCGCCCGCACCACGGTGGACACCGACGAGATACGCGCCGCGGTCGCCGACGCCCTCGCCGAGGAGCGGGAGCGGGAGCTGGCCGAGGCGCGCGCGTTCTGGGCCGCGCAGGAGGCCCGTGACATCGCGGACGCCCCCTCGCTGCTCGGCGGTCTTCCGGAGAGCATCGCGGACGAGCTGTTCCTGCCGCGCCAGGCCGATCTGGCGGGTCTGGAATCGGACAGTCTCGAACCGGTCGTGGAGCCCTTCGCCGACCCCGACGAGTTCGCGGGCGACTCCGCGGAGCTGGCCGCGGCCCGCCGCCGCCACCCCTCGCACCCCGACTTCGTCCCGGTGCAGTCCCCCGCCTACACCGACCACGAGCGCACGGTGGCCTGCCTGGAGGAGCTCGCCGACGCCCGCACCGCCCTCGCCGACGTCCGCCCGGGGCCGCTCGGCACCCTCGACGTGTACGTCTTCGCGGACGGCACGACGCTGTGCATGACCCCCGGCCACCGCGAGACCGCGGAGCTGCTCGCCGCGGCCCTGCGCGACGGCCGGGCCCCGGTCCTGCTCGGCGGCTCCGGCGTCTCGGGCGCGTACGCACTGACGTTCGCCTGTGGTACGGAGAACGTCTACATCCTGGCGGACCGCGTCATCGCCTCGGTCTGAGGAACGGGCCGCGGCCCGCCGACCCCCGGCCGCGGTCACACCCCGGCCCGCGCCAGCGCCTCCTCCACCAGACGTACCGCCTCCGTCAGCTCCCCCTCGTCCCGCAGGACGACCGCCAGGTCACGGCCCGCCACGGTGATCTGGTCGGCGGCCGCGAACATCCCGGCGTCCGGCATCAGCCGGGGCTCGGCCTCCGGCGCCTCGTTGAGCTGGGCCCGCACCGCCAACTCTCGGGCGAGTGCCAGGGCTTCGGCGGCCGCGCCGCGCTGCAGACGGGACTGGGGCGCGGCCCGCAGCCGGTCGGCGAACCGGTCCACGGCGGCGATCAAAGGCGTCGTATCGAACACACCGCGACCCTATGCGCCGAGCCGGGACTGTTGCCAATGTCCGAACGCTCAGGCACGGTGGCGTGAAGGACGGACCACATCGAACGCGTCCGGAGGCGCCGATGTCCCAAGTCTTCTCCGCGGAGACCCACCGGAATCTGCTCGCTCGTATCCCCCACTGCACCGGTCGTGAAGTCTCCGACTGGCTGCGCACCGTCGACGAGGGCCCTTCCCTCTTCCGCTTCGAGGAGAAGGTCAGCTGGCTCCGCGGCGAGCACAATCTGGCCTACGGTCACGCCAAGGCGATCATCCACGAGTACGACCTCAGGCGTGCCGCGCGCAACCTGGGCTGACCGGCACCCGTAGTAGTTCCGCCGTTCCCCCCCGTTCCCCCGATTCCGATCCCCACCACGACACGACGAAGGGCCCGCGGACCGTGGTCCGCGGGCCCTTCGGCCGCTGTGTCACCGACCGGCCGGTGGGGTCACCGGCGCGTCGGCGATGCTCAGTCGTTCCCTTGCAGGATCGCGATCAGGCGCAGGAACTCCATGTAGATCCAGACCAGCGTCATCGTGAGGCCGAAGGCGGCGAGCCAGGCCTCCTCGCGCGGGGCGCCGTACGCGATGCCGTCCTCGACCTGCTTGAAGTCCAGGGCCAGGAAGCACGCGCCGAGCAGCACGCCGATGATGCCGAACATGATGCCGAGGCCACCGCTGCGGAAGCCCAGGCCGTCGCCGCCGCCGAAGACGGAGAACAGCAGGTTCACCGCCATCAGGAGGACGAAGCCGAGGGCCGCGGCCATCACGAAGCCGTAGAAGCGGCGGTTGACGCGGATCCAGCCCGCCTTGTACGCCACCAGGACGGCGAGGAAGACGGCCATCGTGCCGAGCACGGCCTGCATGGCCGCGCCGCTCGCGATGCGGTTGTCGACGACGCTGGAGACGACGCCGAGGAAGACGCCTTCCAGGGCGGCGTACGCCAGGATCAGCGGCGGGGACGCCTTGCGCTTGAAGGCCTGGACGAAGCCCAGGACCATCGCCACGAGGCCGGCGCCGATCGCGATGCCGTACGACTTGCTGATGTTCGCGTCGTCGACGGGGAGCAGCGCCCAGGCGAGCGCGGCCGTCACGACGAGGACACCGAGCGTGGTGGCGGTGCGCATGACGACGTCGTCCATCGTCATGCGGGTGGTCACCGGGGCGTGCGGCGGGGCGCCCTGGAGGTCCTGCTGGCCGTACGGGTTCGCCGCGTACGGGTTGGTGGGGGCCTGCTGGCCCGCTTGCGGGTTGCCCGGGGCGTACGGATTGCCCTGGGTCGCGACTGCGGGGCCCCCGGCCTGCGGCTGCGCGTTGAAGCCCGCATAGCCGTTGTCGCGGCTGAACCCCCGTCGCGAGAAGACCGGGTTGCTGCTCCTCATCTCACTCCTCCATGGCCACCGTGCGTGGCTTTGGTTCAAGAGTAATGCGTAGGCAAAAGGATGTGCCTAGTGCTTGGGGAGGATCTTTCCCGCCAGGTGGCGGGGGATCCCTCTCGAAATCCCCACTCTTCGCCCGGAGAACGCGCGGGACCGGGCGTGCTGTTCCCGGCCCGCCCGCGACCCCCCTATCGGGTGGTGTCGGTCACAGTACGCCGTCCAGGGGGCGGCCCGTATAGGCCTCGGCGAGGTCCGCGCGGGCCGCGCGCGAGGTGGCGACGCGGTCGAGCTGGGCGAGCTGGATGCGGTCGTCGAAGGGAGTGGCGTCCGGGTGGCGGTGCAGCAGGGCCGTCAGCGCGTTCGAGAACCGCTCGGCCTGCCAGACGCGCCGCAGACAGGTCGCGGAGTACGCGTCCAGGAGCGCGGGGTCGCCGGTGCGCGCGTGCGCGACGAGGGCGCGGGCGAGGGTGGCGACGTCGCCGACGGCGAGGTTGAGGCCCTTGGCGCCGGTGGGCGGCACGATGTGCGCGGCGTCCCCGGCGAGGAAGAGCCGTCCGTGGCGCATCGGCTCGTGCACGTAGGAGCGCAGGGGCGTGACGGACTTCGCGCTGAGGGGACCGCGCGCGAGCCGCCAGCCGTCGTCGGTCTCGCAGCGGCGCTCCAGCTCGTCCCAGATCTCCGTGTCGCTCCAGGCGGCGGGGTCGGTGTCCGCGGGCACCTGGAGGTAGAGCCGGGAGACGGCGGGCGAGCGGTGGCTGAGCAGGGCGAAGCCGCGGTCGTGGCGGGCGTAGACCAGCTCGTGGTGCGAGGGCGGCGCGGCGGCGAGGACCCCGAGCCAGGCGAAGGGGTACGCGCGCTCGTAGGTGCGCGCCACCGCGGCCGGTACGGCGGCGCGGGCCACGCCCCAGAAGCCGTCGCACCCGGCGACGTAGTCGCACTCCAGGGTCCGCTCGCGGCCCTCGTGGCGGTAGCGGACGCGCGGCCGGTCGGTGTCCGCGCCCTCCACGGCGAGCGCCTCGGCGCCGAAGAGCAGCGGGCCGCCGTCCCGGAGCCGCAGGGCGATGAGGTCCTTGCACACCTCGGTCTGCGCGTAGACCCGCACGGACCTGCCGCCGGTGAGCGAGGGGAAGTCGACGCGGTGTCTGCGGCGGTCGAAGCGGAGCTCGATGCCGTCGTGCCGTGCCCCTTCGCGGTCCATGCGCTCGCCCGCGCCCGCCGCGCGCAGCACCTCGGCGGTGCCGTGCTCCAGGATTCCGGCTCGTTGGCGGCCCTCCACGTAGGCCCGGTCGCGGGCCTCGATGACGGTGGTCGCGATGCCCGCGCCGTGCAGGAGCCGGGCCAGCACGAGTCCCGCGGGGCCCGCCCCGATGATCCCCACCTGCGTCCGCATCCGGGGAGTCTCCGGCCCACCCGCGCCGGGTGTCAACGGGGCCTGCCGGAGCCCCGTGCGCGGTGCTCAAGAGCGCATCCCCCGACCGCAGTTGACGAAACGTCAGCAAGGGTGTTGGATGCGGGACGCCCCAGGTCAGGACGGGCTGCTGAAGGTGGCGGAGGTGCCCGGAACCGGACTTGAACCGGTACGCCCATGAAGGGCAGCGAGGTTTAAGCTCGCCGTGTCTGCATTCCACCACCCGGGCAGGCCGTAGGCTCCGCATCAAGGCTTCGACCCTATCGGGAGGCATCCCCCGAATAGCGGAACGGCAGCCCGACGTTGTCTTATTTTATTGACGCCTGAGGGTGCATCAGCACCTGGTACGCGCCGGTGGTACTTGCCCCGGGCCTCACCGGCCAAGGGCCGCGCACACGAGGGAATTGACGGAATTTAGCCCTCTCCGTGCCCCGTGCGGCATGCGTTCCCCGCCCGC harbors:
- a CDS encoding DUF4287 domain-containing protein, whose product is MSQVFSAETHRNLLARIPHCTGREVSDWLRTVDEGPSLFRFEEKVSWLRGEHNLAYGHAKAIIHEYDLRRAARNLG
- a CDS encoding acetyl-CoA C-acetyltransferase — translated: MPEAVIVSAARSPIGRAFKGSLKELRPDDLTATIVRAALDKIPALDPRDIDDLMLGCGLPGGEQGHNLGRIVAVQMGMDHLPGCTITRYCSSSLQTSRMALHAIKAGEGDVFVSAGVEMVSRSVKGSSDGQPDTHNPLFADAEARTAERAQQTDTDWHDPREDGLVPDAYIAMGQTAENLARLKGVTRQDMDEFGVRSQNLAEEALKNGFWQREITPVTLPDGTVVAKDDGPRAGVTMEGVAGLKPVFRPDGLVTAGNCCPLNDGAAALVIMSDTKARELGLTPLARIVSTGVSALSPEIMGLGPVEASKQALRRAGLTISDIDLVEINEAFAAQVIPSYRDLDIPLDKLNVNGGAIAVGHPFGMTGARITGTLINSLQFHDKQFGLETMCVGGGQGMAMVIERLS
- a CDS encoding 4-hydroxybenzoate 3-monooxygenase, with amino-acid sequence MRTQVGIIGAGPAGLVLARLLHGAGIATTVIEARDRAYVEGRQRAGILEHGTAEVLRAAGAGERMDREGARHDGIELRFDRRRHRVDFPSLTGGRSVRVYAQTEVCKDLIALRLRDGGPLLFGAEALAVEGADTDRPRVRYRHEGRERTLECDYVAGCDGFWGVARAAVPAAVARTYERAYPFAWLGVLAAAPPSHHELVYARHDRGFALLSHRSPAVSRLYLQVPADTDPAAWSDTEIWDELERRCETDDGWRLARGPLSAKSVTPLRSYVHEPMRHGRLFLAGDAAHIVPPTGAKGLNLAVGDVATLARALVAHARTGDPALLDAYSATCLRRVWQAERFSNALTALLHRHPDATPFDDRIQLAQLDRVATSRAARADLAEAYTGRPLDGVL
- a CDS encoding Bax inhibitor-1/YccA family protein encodes the protein MRSSNPVFSRRGFSRDNGYAGFNAQPQAGGPAVATQGNPYAPGNPQAGQQAPTNPYAANPYGQQDLQGAPPHAPVTTRMTMDDVVMRTATTLGVLVVTAALAWALLPVDDANISKSYGIAIGAGLVAMVLGFVQAFKRKASPPLILAYAALEGVFLGVVSSVVDNRIASGAAMQAVLGTMAVFLAVLVAYKAGWIRVNRRFYGFVMAAALGFVLLMAVNLLFSVFGGGDGLGFRSGGLGIMFGIIGVLLGACFLALDFKQVEDGIAYGAPREEAWLAAFGLTMTLVWIYMEFLRLIAILQGND